The nucleotide sequence AGTATTCGAAGAACGGGTCCGAGATTCCGGCGGGCGTCGGGCTGCACTTGCCCGTGGTGCTGTTGACGCGCGTTCCCTCTCGGCAGTTCCAGCCGTAGTCGGCGCCTGCGGTCAGCGCGTCCACCTCCTCCCTCACCCCCTGTCCGATGTCGTTGACGAAGATGCGCGTGCCCGCGGTGTTCGGGTCGGTCGCGAAGCGGAAGGGGTTCCGGAAGCCCCAGGCGAAGGTCTCCTGGCAGCGGTTGCCCGGGGTGGTCTCCCCGGTTGCGTTGCAACGTGCGGTGCCGGCGCCCTGGAACGGGTTCGAGGCGGGGATGCCTCCATCGCGCGTGATCCGGAGGATCTTCCCGAGGAGGTGAAACTGGTCGCGCGCAGCGTCGTTGGCGCCGGCACTTCCGCTGTCTCCGGCATAGTCGGTTCCGCCGTCTCCCGTCGAGACGTAGAGAAACCCGTCGCGGCCGAATCGGAGGTCTCCCCCGTTGTGATTGCCACCGAACGACCGGATGCCGTCGACGAGGACGGTCTCCGTCCCGGGATCGATCACGTTCGAGTCGGGAAGCACGAAGCGAGAGACGCGATTGCGCGCTCCGGCCACTCCGGTCGCGCAGGAGCCTGTTACGTTCCGCGTGTAGAACAGGTAGACGTAGCGGTTCGCGCCGAACGCCGGATCGACCGCCACGCCGAGGAGGCCCCGCTCGAAGTTCGTGCAGATCTGCGACGAGGGAAGCGTCAACGCAGGGGTCGGGAGCAGCGCTCCGGCCGCGGAGACGACGCGGAGGCTCCCGCTCTGGCGTGTGACGAGGAGGCGCCCGTCGGGTGTGAAGGCCATCGCCGTCGGTCCTCCGACCGTGGCGACGAGCTCGTCGACGAAACCGGCGGGAACGACGGGCTGGGCATCGGCTGCGCTCACGGCGGCGAAGAGAAGCAGTGCGCTGAAGCGGGTGCGGAGCGCGCGGCGAAGGTCCATCAGATCGTCCTCTCGGGCGGTTCCGTGGGCCGACGGTCCCCGCGTCTCGATGATACCGATTCGCATCGCGGCGGTCCTCGCCTGCGGGGCGGCGCGCGGGCAGGCGGTCGCCGGCCGCTAGACTCGCGTCACTCGTGTCCGCGAACGACCGGTCTCCCTGGCTCTTCTCCCGCCGCGCCGACGTCGTGCTCTTCGGCGGGCCGGCGCTGATCTCGGTCCTCCTCATCGCCATCGGCGCGCGGACGGGAAACCTCGACGGCGACCTGCCGGTCGCTCTCTGGCTTGCCGTCGTCGTCGGCATCGACGTCGCGCACGTCTGGTCGACGGGGTGGAGGGTCTACGCCGACCCGGAGGAGTTCCGGCGCCGCCCGGCGCTCTACCTCGCGATTCCGGCCGCCTCCTACGCTGCCGGAGTCCTCCTCTACACGGCGGGGCCGCTCGCCTTCTGGCGCGTTCTCGCCTACCTCGCAACGTTCCACTTCGTGCGGCAGCAGTACGGCTGGGTCGCCCTCTACAGGCGGAAGAGCGGCGAGAACGACGAGCCCGGGGCCGCGTGGGAGAGGCGGCTCGACGCGCTGACGATCTATGGCGCAACCCTCGCGCCGCTGGCGTGGTGGCACGCGACGCTGCCGAAGCGTTTTCACTGGCTCCTCGCGGGGGACTACGTTGCCGGCCTGCCGGCGTGGTCCGGCCCCGCGGCGGTCGCGGCGTTCGCCGTCGTTCTCGTCTCGTGGCTCGCGAAGGAGAGCCGGCGTCTCGCCACGGGTCGGCCCGTGTCGTGGGGGAAGGTCCTCGTCGTCGTGACGACGGCGGTCGTCTGGCACCTCGGGATCGTGGTCTGGGACAGCGATTACGCCTTCGCGGTGACGAACGTTCTCGTCCACGGCGTCCCGTACCTCGGCCTCGTCTTCCTCGCACAGCGCCGGGCCGCGGAATCGCGAGCGTCTGCCGGGAGGCCCCCGGTCCTCGCCGACCTCGGGTCCCGCCACGCGGCTCTCTTCCTCGCGCCTCTGGTCTTCCTGGCCTTCCTCGAGGAGTGGGGCTGGGACCGTCTCGTCTGGCACGAGAACGGCGCGGTCTTCCCCGGTGCCGCGTTCGACCCCGGTCCGGTCCTCCTCGCGCTCCTGGTGCCGCTCCTTGCCCTCCCCCAGGCAACGCACTATCTTCTGGACGCATGGATATGGAAGGTGAGGCCCGGGAACGCGACGGCTGCAGAGGCGATCGGCCTCGGGCTCGGCGAGCCGCCGCGCGACGCGGGCGCGGGATGACGCCATGAGCCCGCTCGGGACCCACCTCCTCCTCGACCTCGCGGGGGCCCCTTTCGAAACGCTCGACGACCCCGCCGTCGTCGAGGCCGCGCTCGTCGAGACCGTGGCCGCGATGGGGGCTCACGTACTCGGTGTCCACCTCCACCGCCTCGAGCCCCAGGGCATCTCGGGCGTCGTCGTCATCTCCGAGTCGCACCTGACGATCCATACCTGGCCCGAGCGGGGGGAGGCCGCCGTGGACCTCTTCACGTGCGGCGACGCCGCTTCCGCGCGCGCGGCCGTCGAGGCGCTCATCGCCCGACTCGGCGCGACGGTCTCCAGCCTGCGGGAAATCTCGAGGGGTACCGCCGGCTGACCACGCCCCGGCTCGAGGTCAGAACGACGCGGCGACGAAGATCCGCGGCCCCGCGAACGTGTAGCTGGCCGAGAAGATCCTTCCGTCCCTTTCGTACTCCTTGACCTTGATCGTATTGATGTCGGCGCCGAGGCCCGTACCGATGTTCTTCGCGACGTACCACTCACACTGAGGCCGCTCGAGAGCTGTCACCGGACGGCGCACCTGTCTGAACTGGCCGGCGAACGACCCGATTCGGCCTCCCATCGCTCGCGGAGGCGGGCGTGCTCCTCGATCGATCGGGACCTGTGAACTCCGGGCGGGAAGCGGTGCCCCGAGAGTGCGCGACCGAGGTTCACCGCCGCGATCACGCGGTCGTCGAGGGAACCGGCTGGCCCAGGAGGAGAGAACCTGTTCATCTCCTCGATGGTTCGGAACCGGTAGACGGGCATCCGTCCCTCTCTCCGAATCCGAACCTGCGGCGCAGCTCCTCCGCGTCTCCGCGATCCTTGGGGC is from Holophagales bacterium and encodes:
- the speD gene encoding adenosylmethionine decarboxylase, whose protein sequence is MSPLGTHLLLDLAGAPFETLDDPAVVEAALVETVAAMGAHVLGVHLHRLEPQGISGVVVISESHLTIHTWPERGEAAVDLFTCGDAASARAAVEALIARLGATVSSLREISRGTAG